One segment of Phycisphaerales bacterium DNA contains the following:
- the lnt gene encoding apolipoprotein N-acyltransferase, producing the protein MAAVHHIIQNDENLSSRHRRYQLDQLRPWCGQCWPWWLTAVAICVSGIFFLLAVPPLNLWPLIFVVLVPMSMAALSSRRRWHALVLTWIVWFIVWLILNRWIGDVTGPGYPLLCAYLAIYPLIYVWLFRRVARSRTFAKLPLALIAAILWTGIDFVRGNIIFSGDPFYLLAHPTLPWASFGQSADLFGAYFSSFLVAFVSGGLMDLGVAWGPLSRGQDAHLESPPRRSRFIGCWGFASAIVVVVVNWGYGSYRLGQNAQLEAGPAALVIQTNLPQNNKIFRSPDQEVVDVDDMIQLTLEAATDLNQQGQPIDLVLWPETMLPAGGLELETAAWLADQGYYPGTYYLELAQALQQRLDCPLILGSSAYLGMQLEGEYLRPSEEYNAVYLVTGEPPYARYDKQLLTPFGETIPYLDQWPWLEEQVLSLGAPGLRLTLEAGKNQRPLTVPQQDHLRIATPICFEATNARLTRQLVNQDPDHPAQLIANLSNDGWFGDDVGGRQAHVQAVRFRAIENRTPIIRAVNTGLSVWLDSNGVIRGTVGEGRYGQAQRAGWLWAPVELDARKPFYALVGDIWGWFCLVAVVVVLVWLMLERTRRSPTCTGKLSHSS; encoded by the coding sequence ATGGCAGCAGTGCATCACATTATTCAAAACGATGAAAATTTGTCTTCACGGCACCGTCGCTATCAATTGGATCAGCTTCGGCCTTGGTGCGGGCAATGTTGGCCCTGGTGGCTGACCGCGGTAGCGATCTGCGTAAGTGGTATTTTTTTCCTCTTGGCAGTGCCGCCATTGAACCTATGGCCTCTGATATTTGTGGTGTTGGTGCCCATGTCAATGGCAGCCCTCAGTTCACGGCGCCGCTGGCATGCTTTGGTACTGACTTGGATCGTGTGGTTTATTGTTTGGCTGATACTCAATAGATGGATTGGTGATGTCACTGGGCCAGGCTATCCCTTGCTTTGCGCCTACCTGGCGATCTATCCATTGATTTACGTCTGGCTATTTCGCCGTGTTGCTCGGTCAAGGACTTTTGCAAAGCTCCCACTGGCGTTGATCGCAGCCATCCTTTGGACAGGGATTGATTTTGTGCGGGGCAACATCATCTTCTCAGGTGATCCCTTTTACCTTCTTGCTCATCCAACACTTCCATGGGCCAGTTTTGGCCAGTCGGCGGATCTGTTTGGTGCGTATTTTTCAAGCTTTCTAGTCGCATTCGTATCTGGCGGTCTCATGGATCTTGGTGTTGCCTGGGGGCCGCTTAGCAGAGGCCAAGACGCTCATTTAGAGAGCCCGCCAAGACGCTCGCGTTTCATTGGATGCTGGGGGTTCGCATCAGCGATTGTGGTTGTTGTCGTGAATTGGGGATATGGAAGCTACCGGCTTGGTCAAAACGCACAGCTCGAAGCTGGCCCAGCAGCACTGGTGATTCAGACCAATCTTCCTCAGAACAACAAAATTTTTCGTAGCCCTGACCAAGAGGTCGTTGATGTTGATGACATGATTCAGCTGACGCTTGAGGCTGCGACCGATCTAAACCAGCAAGGGCAGCCCATCGATCTTGTCTTATGGCCCGAAACAATGCTGCCTGCCGGTGGCTTGGAACTTGAAACAGCGGCGTGGCTCGCAGACCAGGGCTACTACCCAGGCACGTACTATCTGGAGCTGGCCCAAGCACTACAACAGCGACTGGACTGCCCGCTCATATTGGGGTCTTCGGCGTATCTAGGCATGCAGCTGGAGGGGGAATATCTCCGTCCGTCTGAAGAATACAACGCGGTTTACCTTGTGACAGGTGAACCACCCTATGCTCGCTACGACAAACAATTGCTCACGCCATTTGGCGAAACAATTCCCTATTTGGATCAATGGCCTTGGCTTGAGGAGCAGGTTCTTTCGCTTGGTGCGCCCGGTTTGCGTCTGACACTCGAGGCGGGGAAGAACCAAAGGCCATTGACAGTTCCACAGCAAGATCATCTCAGGATTGCAACGCCAATCTGTTTTGAGGCAACCAATGCCCGGCTGACCCGGCAGCTCGTGAATCAAGATCCTGATCATCCGGCCCAGTTGATTGCAAATCTGAGTAACGATGGTTGGTTTGGCGATGATGTTGGCGGTCGCCAAGCTCATGTACAGGCAGTCCGCTTTCGCGCTATTGAAAATCGAACGCCAATCATTCGCGCGGTGAACACTGGATTGAGTGTCTGGCTTGACTCCAATGGCGTCATCCGTGGTACTGTAGGAGAAGGACGCTACGGCCAGGCACAGAGAGCAGGATGGCTTTGGGCACCAGTGGAACTCGATGCTCGCAAGCCTTTTTATGCTCTGGTTGGTGATATCTGGGGTTGGTTTTGCCTGGTCGCGGTCGTTGTTGTTCTCGTCTGGCTGATGTTGGAGCGCACAAGGAGGTCGCCGACATGTACGGGCAAATTATCTCACTCATCCTGA
- a CDS encoding thioredoxin-like domain-containing protein: protein MIRILLAATMTLAIAVPALAQSNTLGVGSDAPGLAINDWVKGDPVAIENDKVYLVEFWATWCGPCKASIPHLTSLQENYGDEGLVVIGVSIDDEIETVEKFVKSQGRKMDYTVAFDNRKRTQRAWMGRAKKKGIPCSFLVDGQGKLQFIGHPQDEELEETIELVLDGRYNKTLMDAAKPHLAEIDRARKVQDFRMAEKVLDEVIATEPMVFAHLMLEKFEMKLIEQNDSRGAYQYAREVINTRQIEDPIMLTWLAEKIVTDPNIPDSDRNFEVALEAANASVENGRPNDPRTISTVAMVYAHQGNIDDAVDAQKQAWYNAPRKHKEEQYRLLKQYIEESDRQKSKTSIQ from the coding sequence ATGATCCGCATTCTTCTTGCAGCAACAATGACCCTTGCAATCGCAGTTCCAGCACTGGCTCAGTCGAATACGCTTGGAGTTGGGTCTGATGCACCTGGTCTTGCAATTAATGATTGGGTCAAGGGTGATCCTGTTGCAATCGAAAATGACAAGGTTTATCTCGTTGAGTTCTGGGCAACATGGTGTGGGCCGTGCAAAGCAAGCATTCCTCATCTCACCTCACTTCAAGAAAACTATGGCGATGAAGGTCTCGTTGTTATTGGTGTGTCGATCGATGATGAAATCGAGACGGTTGAGAAATTTGTGAAGTCCCAGGGCCGCAAGATGGATTACACAGTTGCTTTCGATAATCGTAAACGTACGCAGAGAGCATGGATGGGGCGCGCTAAGAAAAAGGGAATCCCTTGCTCCTTCCTCGTAGATGGTCAAGGTAAGCTTCAGTTCATTGGTCACCCGCAGGATGAGGAACTTGAAGAGACCATTGAGTTGGTACTAGACGGTCGATACAACAAAACGTTGATGGATGCAGCCAAGCCTCACTTGGCTGAGATTGATCGAGCTCGCAAGGTTCAGGATTTTCGGATGGCTGAGAAGGTTCTTGATGAAGTCATCGCTACTGAGCCAATGGTCTTTGCCCATCTCATGCTCGAGAAATTTGAGATGAAGTTGATTGAACAGAATGATTCCCGTGGCGCCTATCAATATGCACGCGAAGTGATCAATACGCGGCAAATTGAAGATCCAATCATGTTGACTTGGTTGGCGGAAAAGATCGTGACGGATCCGAATATTCCTGATAGTGACCGTAACTTTGAGGTTGCCTTGGAAGCTGCAAATGCTTCGGTTGAGAATGGTCGACCAAATGATCCTCGTACAATTTCAACGGTCGCAATGGTCTATGCTCACCAGGGAAATATTGATGATGCGGTCGATGCTCAGAAGCAAGCTTGGTACAACGCACCACGTAAGCATAAAGAAGAGCAGTATCGATTACTAAAGCAGTACATCGAGGAAAGCGATCGCCAGAAGTCAAAGACTTCAATCCAGTAA
- the accD gene encoding acetyl-CoA carboxylase, carboxyltransferase subunit beta, with amino-acid sequence MPNRTWADDLKTQEEGRKSIPEGLWIRCPACAGILFRRSVENNLWVCPECQHHFRVSAEQRIEQLVDPGSFEPMNATMASMDPLGFVDLKPYTKRIEDAQRKTGQSDGVQTGRAFIKGRKVIVACMDFTFLGGSMGSVIGEKITRAIEAATDHDLPLVVISASGGARMMESGYSLMQMAKTSAALARFDDMGGLFISVLTDPTTGGVTASFAMLGDVILAERKALIGFAGPRVIEQTIRQELPEGFQRAEFLEEHGFVDRVVHRSDLRSEIGSIIDYTGK; translated from the coding sequence ATGCCAAACCGAACTTGGGCCGATGATCTAAAAACACAAGAGGAAGGTCGCAAGTCGATCCCCGAGGGGCTATGGATTCGTTGCCCCGCATGCGCCGGTATTCTCTTTCGTCGCTCAGTAGAAAATAACTTGTGGGTGTGTCCAGAGTGCCAGCATCACTTCCGTGTTTCGGCAGAACAGCGAATTGAACAGCTCGTTGATCCAGGAAGTTTTGAGCCAATGAACGCCACCATGGCGTCAATGGATCCACTGGGTTTTGTTGATCTTAAGCCTTACACCAAACGTATTGAAGACGCCCAACGAAAGACCGGCCAGTCAGATGGCGTGCAAACTGGTCGGGCCTTCATTAAGGGCCGAAAAGTCATTGTGGCCTGTATGGACTTTACTTTCCTTGGTGGATCGATGGGCTCAGTGATCGGTGAGAAGATCACCCGAGCGATTGAAGCTGCGACAGACCATGATTTGCCATTGGTCGTTATTAGCGCCTCTGGTGGCGCACGAATGATGGAATCGGGCTATTCGCTCATGCAAATGGCCAAGACAAGTGCTGCCTTAGCAAGATTCGACGATATGGGTGGCCTGTTCATCTCTGTTCTAACGGATCCAACCACTGGTGGTGTCACAGCCAGCTTTGCGATGTTGGGTGATGTCATACTTGCGGAGCGCAAAGCACTGATCGGTTTTGCTGGGCCCCGTGTGATTGAGCAGACGATTCGACAGGAGCTTCCAGAAGGATTCCAGCGAGCAGAGTTCTTAGAAGAACATGGCTTTGTTGACAGGGTGGTTCACCGTAGTGATCTGCGTAGTGAGATCGGTAGCATCATCGATTACACAGGTAAGTAG
- the rpe gene encoding ribulose-phosphate 3-epimerase — MALSTQRNIINQPISQALIAPSILSADFANMGRDCRQVLELGAEVLHIDVMDGHFVPNLTMGPAMCQWLRAAFPDACLDVHMMVDDPGRFLDDFVAAGIDNYTFHIEAVPEPIALIERIHDAKLTCGLAIKPDTPAADILPFIELVDLVLVMSVHPGFSGQAFIPEVLEKTRQISPLLRENQRLEMDGGLNPETAPASKEAGCDLLVAASAIFGVPDREAAIAALRR, encoded by the coding sequence GTGGCTCTCAGCACACAGCGAAATATCATCAATCAACCGATCTCTCAAGCGTTGATTGCGCCGTCAATACTCTCAGCAGATTTTGCAAATATGGGTCGCGACTGTCGCCAAGTTCTTGAACTTGGTGCAGAGGTCCTTCATATCGACGTCATGGATGGGCACTTTGTGCCCAACCTCACGATGGGGCCAGCCATGTGTCAATGGCTGCGAGCGGCATTCCCTGATGCATGCCTCGACGTCCACATGATGGTTGATGATCCTGGTCGATTTCTCGATGACTTTGTTGCCGCGGGCATTGATAACTACACCTTTCATATTGAAGCGGTCCCAGAGCCAATCGCACTCATTGAACGCATTCATGATGCCAAATTGACCTGTGGTCTTGCGATCAAGCCAGATACGCCAGCAGCGGACATCCTGCCATTTATAGAGCTGGTGGATTTGGTTCTTGTGATGAGTGTGCATCCAGGTTTTTCAGGTCAAGCTTTCATTCCTGAGGTCCTAGAGAAAACCAGGCAGATATCACCTCTCCTGCGTGAGAACCAGCGGCTTGAGATGGATGGTGGACTCAATCCTGAGACCGCTCCGGCAAGCAAGGAAGCTGGGTGTGATCTGCTTGTTGCCGCCTCAGCTATTTTTGGCGTTCCAGATAGGGAGGCAGCTATCGCAGCATTGCGTCGATAA